The Helicobacter pylori genome includes a window with the following:
- a CDS encoding ABC transporter substrate-binding protein: MNNVFVKGLFFFLLLFGFFLKASESPDATLNPSKENVSVEEQKRFGGVLVFARGADGSSMDPALVTDGESYVATGNIYDTLVQFKYGTTEIEPALATSWEISPDGLVYTFHLRKGVYFHQTKYWDKKVEFSAKDVLFSFERQMHKTKRYYSPGAKSYKYWEGMGMSHIIKSIEALDDYTIKFTLNGPEAPFLANLGMDFLSILSKDYADYLEQNNKKDELAKKPVGTGPFKFFLWNKDEKIILLKNQDYWGPKAYLDKVVVRTIPNSSTRALALRTGEIMLMTGPNLNEVEQLEKLPNIVVDKSAGLLASWLSLNTQKKYFNNPLVRLAINHAINVDDYIKVLYEGFAQKMVNPFPPTIWGYNYNIKPYEYDLKKAKELLKQAGYPNGFKTTIFTTSTRNPKGAVFIQASLAKIGIDVKIEVYEWGAYLKRTGLGEHEMAFAGWMADIADPDNFLYTLWSKQAASAIPTQNGSFYKSDAFSDLLVKAKRVSDQKEREALYLKAQEIIHKDAPYVPLAYPYSVVPHLSKVKGYKTTGVNVNRFFKVYLEK; this comes from the coding sequence ATGAATAATGTTTTTGTTAAGGGTTTGTTTTTTTTTCTTTTGTTGTTTGGGTTCTTTTTGAAAGCTTCAGAAAGCCCAGACGCTACTCTTAATCCATCTAAAGAAAATGTTTCTGTTGAAGAGCAAAAGCGTTTTGGAGGCGTTTTGGTTTTTGCTAGAGGTGCTGATGGCTCAAGCATGGATCCCGCCTTAGTAACTGATGGCGAAAGCTATGTGGCAACGGGCAATATTTATGACACGCTCGTGCAATTCAAATACGGCACCACAGAAATTGAACCAGCCTTAGCGACAAGCTGGGAAATATCCCCAGATGGTCTTGTATATACCTTTCATTTACGCAAAGGGGTTTATTTCCACCAGACGAAGTATTGGGATAAAAAAGTGGAGTTTAGCGCTAAAGATGTGCTGTTTTCGTTTGAGCGCCAAATGCATAAGACTAAACGATACTATAGCCCAGGGGCTAAAAGCTATAAATACTGGGAAGGCATGGGCATGTCTCATATTATTAAGAGCATTGAAGCTTTAGATGATTACACGATCAAATTCACGCTTAATGGGCCAGAAGCCCCGTTTTTAGCCAATTTAGGCATGGACTTTTTGAGCATTTTGAGTAAGGATTACGCTGATTATTTAGAACAAAATAATAAAAAAGACGAGTTGGCTAAAAAGCCTGTTGGGACAGGGCCTTTCAAATTCTTTTTATGGAATAAAGATGAAAAAATCATTCTTTTAAAAAATCAGGATTATTGGGGGCCTAAGGCTTATTTGGATAAGGTGGTGGTGCGCACCATTCCTAATTCTTCCACTCGCGCTTTAGCGCTACGCACCGGTGAGATCATGCTCATGACCGGGCCTAATCTCAATGAAGTGGAGCAGTTAGAAAAACTTCCTAATATCGTGGTGGATAAGAGCGCTGGGTTGTTGGCGAGTTGGCTTTCATTGAACACGCAAAAAAAGTATTTTAACAACCCTTTGGTGCGTTTAGCTATCAACCATGCGATTAATGTGGATGATTATATCAAGGTGCTTTATGAAGGCTTTGCCCAAAAAATGGTCAATCCTTTCCCGCCCACCATATGGGGTTATAACTACAACATCAAACCCTATGAATACGATTTGAAAAAGGCTAAAGAGTTATTGAAGCAAGCGGGGTATCCTAACGGCTTTAAAACCACCATTTTTACCACTTCTACTCGTAACCCAAAAGGAGCGGTGTTCATACAAGCGAGCCTGGCTAAAATTGGCATTGATGTGAAAATTGAAGTGTATGAGTGGGGGGCTTATTTGAAAAGAACGGGCTTAGGCGAGCATGAAATGGCGTTTGCAGGCTGGATGGCAGACATTGCGGATCCGGATAATTTCTTATACACCTTATGGAGCAAGCAAGCGGCTTCAGCTATACCCACTCAAAATGGTTCCTTTTATAAGAGCGACGCCTTTTCAGATCTTCTTGTAAAGGCTAAACGGGTTTCTGATCAAAAAGAGAGGGAAGCCCTTTATTTAAAGGCTCAAGAAATTATCCATAAAGATGCGCCCTATGTCCCTTTAGCCTACCCTTATTCGGTGGTGCCGCACTTGTCTAAAGTTAAGGGTTATAAGACGACTGGAGTGAATGTGAATCGCTTCTTTAAGGTGTATTTAGAAAAATAA
- the rplU gene encoding 50S ribosomal protein L21, which yields MSYAIFKHGGKQYKVVEGDIVLLDKMNKEPKALVELVEVLAVSKEGKLSCGKPFVNGAKIEAEVINEGRAKKVITFKKRRRKDSKTKRGFRRDFTRVRITKIVA from the coding sequence ATGTCATACGCAATATTCAAGCATGGCGGTAAGCAATACAAAGTCGTTGAAGGCGATATTGTTTTACTGGATAAAATGAATAAAGAGCCTAAGGCTTTAGTGGAATTAGTGGAAGTGTTAGCCGTATCCAAAGAGGGCAAACTCTCTTGTGGGAAACCCTTTGTGAATGGGGCTAAAATTGAAGCGGAAGTGATCAATGAAGGGCGTGCTAAAAAAGTCATCACTTTCAAAAAACGCCGCCGCAAAGACAGCAAAACCAAGCGTGGTTTTAGAAGGGATTTCACTCGTGTTAGAATCACTAAAATTGTAGCATAA
- the rpmA gene encoding 50S ribosomal protein L27, translated as MAHKKGQGSTQNNRDSAGRRLGVKKFGSEFVRAGNIIVRQRGTKMHPGNNVGMGKDHTLYALIDGVVKFEHKDRNRKKVSVVSQNFGE; from the coding sequence ATGGCACACAAGAAAGGTCAAGGGAGCACGCAGAACAACAGAGATTCTGCAGGAAGACGCTTAGGCGTGAAAAAATTTGGCTCAGAATTTGTGAGAGCAGGGAATATTATCGTGCGCCAAAGAGGCACTAAAATGCATCCGGGTAATAATGTGGGCATGGGGAAAGACCATACCTTATATGCACTCATAGATGGCGTTGTGAAGTTTGAGCATAAAGACAGAAACCGCAAGAAGGTTTCTGTAGTTAGTCAAAACTTTGGGGAGTAG